From a region of the Zingiber officinale cultivar Zhangliang chromosome 4B, Zo_v1.1, whole genome shotgun sequence genome:
- the LOC121975706 gene encoding uncharacterized protein LOC121975706 isoform X1: protein MAEDQHELDCSAVEKGVVSVEILNAKRVNGRATPYTKAEAIDRTRGKVEDQLNKNTSGRYVNPPYLGHPKTSDTTNKVGVSQIEKPMPLIVRRNSKEPITDTKDDAVSINKPAKAKVTPQRAFLLPSESVSTAEAKQTHVRGKSLQLDPSRPNRSRAHPRL from the coding sequence ATGGCAGAGGATCAACATGAGCTGGATTGTAGTGCAGTGGAGAAAGGTGTCGTTTCAGTGGAAATTTTGAATGCAAAACGAGTGAATGGAAGGGCTACTCCATACACCAAAGCAGAGGCAATTGATAGAACAAGAGGAAAGGTAGAAGACCAACTGAACAAGAATACGAGTGGAAGATATGTGAATCCACCTTACCTTGGTCACCCAAAAACCAGTGATACTACAAACAAGGTTGGAGTTTCTCAAATTGAGAAGCCAATGCCCCTTATTGTTAGGAGAAATAGTAAGGAGCCAATCACTGATACCAAGGATGATGCCGTTAGCATTAACAAGCCAGCAAAAGCTAAAGTTACTCCTCAAAGAGCTTTCTTGTTGCCATCAGAATCAGTTAGTACAGCTGAAGCTAAACAAACACATGTTCGAGGGAAATCATTGCAGTTGGATCCATCAAGGCCTAACCGCAGTCGAGCCCACCCAAGACTGTGA
- the LOC121975706 gene encoding uncharacterized protein LOC121975706 isoform X2, which translates to MHGSKQAVRITKVRIEQIKKKKKQAVVCIDKKDVAGLVAGCWQANVFERMDALIHEMNLVSCLRRNDQNVLRLHCGSASNPAKNKRLP; encoded by the exons ATGCATGGCAGTAAGCAGGCCGTGAGGATCACAAAGGTGAGGATCGagcagatcaagaagaagaagaagcaggcgGTGGTGTGCATCGACAAGAAGGACGTCGCAGGCCTCGTCGCTGGCTGCTGGCAAGCCAACGTCTTCGAAAGG ATGGACGCGCTCATCCATGAGATGAACCTCGTATCTTGCTTGCGACGAAATGATCAAAACGTTCTGCGATTGCATTGTGGATCAGCTTCCAACCCTGCAAAAAACAAA AGATTGCCCTGA